A stretch of Bacillus pseudomycoides DNA encodes these proteins:
- the rbsC gene encoding ABC transporter permease subunit (functions to transport ribose at high affinity; forms a complex with RbsA2C2B), whose protein sequence is MAKKGNVLQQLGSLIGLVLIIVVITALNPAFIEIPNLFNILRQVSINALIAFGMTFVILTGGIDLSVGSILALSSALVAGMMASGMDPFLAMAVGLLAGLVMGIVNGIIIAKGKVAPFIATLATMTIFRGLTLVYMDGRPITGLGDHLMFQMFGRGYFLGIPVPAVTMMIAFAALYFILKKTTFGRRTFAIGGNEEAAALSGINVTRIKVMIYGLSGILAALAGIVLTSRLDSAQPTAGSSYELDAIAAVVLGGTSLSGGRGWIVGTFIGVLIIGVLNNGLNLLGVSSFFQQVVKGLVILLAVLIDRRKEA, encoded by the coding sequence ATGGCTAAAAAGGGGAATGTATTGCAACAACTCGGTTCTTTAATTGGATTGGTGCTTATCATTGTAGTCATTACAGCATTAAATCCAGCGTTTATTGAAATTCCAAACTTATTTAATATTTTAAGGCAAGTATCGATAAATGCACTAATTGCATTTGGAATGACCTTCGTTATTTTAACAGGGGGTATTGACTTATCGGTAGGTTCTATTTTAGCATTATCAAGTGCACTTGTTGCTGGAATGATGGCAAGTGGCATGGATCCGTTCCTTGCAATGGCAGTTGGATTATTGGCTGGGCTTGTAATGGGAATTGTAAACGGTATCATCATTGCGAAAGGAAAAGTGGCACCATTTATTGCGACATTAGCAACAATGACCATTTTCCGAGGGCTCACGCTTGTTTATATGGACGGACGTCCGATCACTGGCCTTGGTGATCACTTAATGTTTCAAATGTTTGGCCGTGGTTACTTCCTTGGTATTCCCGTACCAGCTGTAACGATGATGATTGCTTTTGCTGCATTGTATTTTATTTTAAAGAAGACAACGTTTGGTCGCCGTACTTTTGCAATTGGTGGAAATGAAGAAGCAGCGGCATTATCAGGTATTAATGTAACGCGAATAAAAGTAATGATTTATGGTCTTTCTGGAATTCTGGCAGCGCTTGCGGGTATCGTGTTAACATCACGGTTAGATTCTGCACAGCCAACTGCTGGTTCTTCTTACGAATTAGATGCAATTGCTGCAGTTGTATTAGGAGGAACAAGTCTTTCTGGTGGAAGAGGTTGGATTGTCGGCACGTTCATTGGTGTACTGATTATCGGTGTACTAAATAACGGTCTAAATTTATTAGGTGTATCTTCTTTCTTCCAACAAGTTGTAAAAGGACTTGTGATCTTACTTGCTGTATTAATTGATCGTCGAAAAGAAGCATAA
- the rbsB gene encoding ribose ABC transporter substrate-binding protein RbsB, with translation MKKWLLMLVALIVVITAGCSMEPPEWAKDSSDKGRNKTIKVGFSVSTLNNPFFVTLKKGAEKKAKDSGIELIAVDAQNDAAKQTNDVEDLIQKGVDVVVINPTDSDAVASAVSAANAANIPVITVDRVANSGKVVSHIASNNVEGGSMAGDYIRELVGEGANVAELEGIPGSSAARERGKGFHKVADKGLKVVAKQAADFDRAKGLSVMENILQANSDIKAVFAHNDEMALGALEALKSAGKTDVVVVGFDATDDAVKAVNDGRMTATVAQKPELIGEKAMETARQVNQGKKVEKFIPIELELIKKK, from the coding sequence ATGAAAAAATGGTTACTTATGCTCGTTGCACTCATAGTGGTAATCACTGCTGGTTGTTCAATGGAACCACCAGAATGGGCAAAGGATTCTAGCGATAAAGGTCGAAATAAAACTATTAAAGTTGGATTTTCTGTCTCCACTTTAAACAATCCATTTTTCGTCACGTTGAAAAAAGGGGCAGAAAAGAAGGCGAAAGATAGTGGCATTGAACTGATTGCTGTTGATGCACAAAATGATGCAGCGAAGCAAACGAATGATGTTGAGGATTTAATTCAAAAAGGCGTTGATGTAGTTGTCATTAACCCAACAGATTCAGATGCAGTTGCTTCAGCGGTAAGTGCAGCGAATGCAGCAAATATCCCTGTTATTACAGTAGACCGCGTTGCAAACTCAGGAAAAGTTGTTTCACACATTGCGTCAAATAATGTAGAAGGCGGAAGTATGGCCGGTGACTATATTCGTGAACTTGTTGGTGAAGGTGCAAATGTTGCTGAGTTAGAAGGAATTCCTGGGTCATCTGCTGCTCGTGAGAGAGGAAAAGGATTCCATAAAGTAGCTGACAAAGGATTAAAAGTCGTTGCAAAGCAAGCTGCTGATTTTGACCGTGCCAAGGGATTATCAGTTATGGAAAACATTTTGCAGGCAAATAGTGATATAAAAGCAGTATTTGCGCATAATGATGAAATGGCATTAGGTGCACTTGAAGCATTAAAATCTGCTGGAAAAACAGATGTGGTTGTTGTTGGATTTGATGCCACAGATGATGCTGTGAAAGCGGTTAATGACGGACGTATGACAGCAACTGTTGCGCAAAAACCAGAATTAATCGGAGAGAAAGCGATGGAAACAGCAAGACAAGTGAACCAAGGTAAAAAAGTGGAAAAATTCATTCCGATTGAATTAGAGCTTATTAAGAAAAAATAA
- the fsa gene encoding fructose-6-phosphate aldolase, translated as MKFFIDTANIDEIKEANDLGVLAGVTTNPSLVAKEGVDFHERIREICSVVEGPVSAEVISLEADKMIEEGKELAKIAPNVVVKVPMTKEGLKAVKAFSDLGIRTNVTLVFSAVQALLAARAGATYVSPFLGRLDDIGHNGMDLIRQIAEIFAIHGIETEIIAASVRHSVHVTDAALNGAHIATIPANVIGALVKHPLTDQGIEKFLADWEKTQGK; from the coding sequence ATGAAATTTTTTATTGATACAGCAAACATTGATGAAATTAAAGAGGCAAATGATTTAGGAGTATTAGCAGGTGTAACAACAAACCCATCACTTGTAGCAAAAGAAGGCGTAGATTTCCATGAACGTATTCGTGAAATTTGCAGCGTTGTAGAAGGACCTGTAAGTGCAGAAGTAATTAGCTTAGAAGCAGATAAAATGATTGAAGAAGGAAAAGAATTAGCAAAAATCGCACCAAACGTTGTTGTAAAAGTTCCTATGACAAAAGAAGGATTAAAAGCAGTAAAAGCATTTTCTGACTTAGGAATCCGTACAAACGTTACGTTAGTATTCTCAGCGGTACAAGCATTGCTTGCAGCACGCGCTGGTGCAACATACGTATCTCCATTCTTAGGCCGCTTAGATGATATCGGTCATAACGGTATGGATCTAATTCGCCAAATTGCTGAGATCTTCGCAATTCACGGTATTGAAACAGAAATTATTGCAGCATCTGTACGCCATAGTGTTCACGTAACTGACGCAGCATTAAATGGTGCACATATCGCAACAATTCCAGCGAATGTAATTGGGGCATTAGTGAAACATCCGTTAACAGATCAAGGAATTGAGAAATTCTTAGCGGATTGGGAAAAAACACAAGGGAAATAA
- a CDS encoding immune inhibitor A — MERKTPFKVFSSLAITTMLGCTFVLGTSSAYAETPSQSKGSISTTLIDNNLIQEERLAEALKERGTIDRSASKEETQKAVEQYIEKKKGDQPNKEILPGDPAKEASDFVKKVKEKKMEEKEKVKKSVENASSEQTPSQNKKQLNGKVPTSPAKQAPYNGAVRTDKVLVLLVEFSDYKHNNIEQSPGYMYTNDFSREHYQKMLFGNESFTLFDGSKVKTFKQYYEEQSGGSYTTDGYVTEWLTVPGKAADYGADGKTGHDNKGPKGARDLVKEALKAAAEKGLDLSQFDQFDRYDTNGDGNQNEPDGVIDHLMVIHAGVGQEAGGGKLGDDAIWSHRSKLAQDPVAIEGTKSKVSYWDGKVAAHDYTIEPEDGAVGVFAHEFGHDLGLPDEYDTNYTGAGSPVEAWSLMSGGSWTGRIAGTEPTSFSPQNKDFLQKNMGGNWAEIVEVDYDKIKRGVGFPTYIDQSVTKSNRPGLVRVNLPEKSVETIKTGFGKHAYYSTRGDDMHTTLETPLFDLTKAANAKFDYKANYELEAECDFIEVHVVTEDGTKTLIDKLGDKVIKGDQDTTEGKWIDKSYDLSQFKGKKVKLQFDYITDPALTYKGFAMDNVNVTVNGKVVFSDDAEGQAKMKLNGFVVSDGTEKKPHYYYLEWRNYAGSDEGLKVGRGPVYNTGLVVWYADDSFKDNWVGRHPGEGFLGVVDSHPEAVVGNLNEKPVYGNTGLQIADAAFSLDQTPAWNVNSLTRGQFNYPGLPGVATFDDSKVYSNTQIPDAGRKVPQLGLKFQVVGQADDKSAGAIWIRR, encoded by the coding sequence ATGGAAAGAAAAACACCGTTTAAAGTGTTTTCGTCTTTGGCAATCACGACAATGCTTGGTTGCACATTTGTACTTGGCACATCATCAGCTTATGCGGAAACACCATCTCAGTCAAAAGGAAGTATTTCAACAACTCTAATTGATAACAATTTAATTCAAGAAGAGCGCTTGGCTGAAGCTTTAAAAGAACGTGGAACAATTGATCGATCAGCATCAAAAGAAGAGACACAAAAGGCTGTAGAGCAATATATTGAAAAAAAGAAGGGTGATCAGCCAAATAAAGAAATTCTTCCGGGCGATCCTGCGAAAGAAGCATCTGATTTTGTGAAAAAAGTAAAAGAAAAAAAGATGGAAGAAAAAGAAAAGGTGAAGAAGTCTGTAGAAAATGCTAGCTCGGAGCAAACGCCTTCACAAAATAAAAAACAGTTGAATGGAAAAGTACCAACTTCTCCAGCAAAGCAGGCTCCGTATAACGGAGCTGTTCGTACAGATAAAGTACTTGTACTACTTGTAGAGTTTAGTGATTATAAACATAATAATATTGAACAAAGCCCTGGCTATATGTATACGAACGACTTTAGTAGAGAGCATTATCAAAAAATGTTATTCGGTAATGAATCATTCACGTTATTCGATGGTTCGAAAGTAAAAACATTTAAACAATATTATGAAGAGCAGTCTGGTGGTAGTTATACGACAGACGGTTATGTAACAGAATGGTTAACTGTTCCTGGGAAAGCGGCAGATTACGGAGCAGATGGTAAGACTGGCCATGATAATAAAGGGCCTAAAGGGGCACGTGACCTTGTGAAAGAAGCGTTAAAAGCAGCAGCAGAGAAAGGGTTAGATTTATCTCAATTTGACCAGTTTGATCGTTATGATACAAATGGTGATGGAAATCAAAATGAACCAGACGGTGTAATTGATCATTTAATGGTCATTCATGCTGGGGTTGGTCAAGAAGCTGGTGGCGGTAAATTAGGTGATGATGCAATCTGGTCACATCGTTCTAAATTAGCACAAGATCCAGTTGCAATTGAAGGGACAAAGTCAAAAGTTTCATATTGGGATGGAAAAGTTGCTGCACATGATTACACAATTGAGCCTGAGGATGGTGCAGTTGGCGTATTCGCTCATGAATTTGGTCATGATCTTGGTTTACCAGATGAATATGATACGAACTATACTGGAGCAGGATCACCTGTGGAAGCATGGTCATTAATGAGTGGTGGTAGCTGGACAGGAAGAATCGCAGGGACAGAACCAACAAGTTTTTCACCGCAAAATAAAGATTTCTTACAAAAAAATATGGGCGGAAACTGGGCGGAAATTGTAGAAGTAGATTACGATAAAATAAAACGTGGAGTAGGTTTCCCTACATATATTGATCAAAGTGTTACAAAATCCAATCGTCCAGGTCTTGTACGTGTAAACTTACCTGAGAAAAGTGTTGAAACAATTAAAACTGGATTTGGCAAGCATGCATACTACAGTACAAGAGGCGATGATATGCATACAACATTAGAAACACCATTGTTTGATTTAACGAAGGCAGCTAATGCGAAATTTGATTATAAAGCAAACTATGAACTTGAAGCAGAATGTGATTTTATTGAAGTACATGTGGTGACAGAAGATGGAACAAAAACATTAATCGATAAACTAGGCGATAAAGTAATAAAAGGTGATCAAGATACGACAGAAGGAAAATGGATTGATAAATCATATGATTTAAGTCAATTTAAAGGAAAGAAAGTGAAATTGCAATTTGATTATATTACAGATCCTGCTTTAACATATAAAGGGTTTGCAATGGATAATGTGAATGTAACAGTCAATGGAAAAGTAGTATTCTCAGATGATGCAGAAGGACAAGCGAAAATGAAGTTAAATGGTTTTGTCGTTTCTGACGGAACAGAAAAGAAACCACATTATTATTATTTAGAGTGGAGAAACTATGCTGGCTCAGATGAAGGATTAAAGGTAGGGAGAGGTCCAGTATATAATACTGGTCTTGTTGTTTGGTATGCTGATGATAGTTTTAAAGATAACTGGGTTGGCAGGCATCCTGGTGAAGGCTTCCTTGGTGTTGTGGATTCACATCCAGAAGCAGTTGTTGGAAATTTAAATGAAAAACCAGTATATGGCAATACAGGGTTGCAAATTGCAGATGCTGCATTTTCACTTGATCAAACACCGGCGTGGAATGTAAATTCACTTACACGTGGACAATTTAATTACCCAGGGTTACCAGGTGTTGCAACATTTGATGATTCTAAAGTATACAGTAACACTCAAATTCCTGATGCGGGACGAAAAGTGCCGCAATTAGGGCTGAAATTCCAAGTTGTTGGGCAAGCAGATGATAAGTCGGCAGGAGCTATTTGGATTCGTCGTTAA
- a CDS encoding N-acetylmuramoyl-L-alanine amidase, with amino-acid sequence MTALKKLSAFVKSSIVLLCVACMYFAIPTAHASAETVKIYLDPGHGGTDTGAIGNGLREKDLTLDIATRIRNILNAEYTGHEIRMSRTSDVYPTLTQRTTDANNWGADFFLSVHINSGGGTGYEDYSYPNAGAPTTTYQNVIHQEIMKTTNLYDRGVKTNNFHVLRETNMPAVLTENGFIDRAEDAQKLGNATFREQLARGHANGLVKAFGLQKKTFLIRVKAEELYYYNQPNWNAKAGTVKQGDVFTVVETLTVNGSKMYKLKSGNYITANPSYVEVLK; translated from the coding sequence GTGACAGCATTGAAAAAATTATCAGCTTTTGTGAAAAGTAGTATTGTTTTATTATGTGTAGCATGTATGTATTTTGCTATACCAACTGCACATGCAAGTGCGGAGACAGTTAAGATTTATCTTGATCCAGGTCATGGTGGAACGGATACAGGAGCGATTGGAAATGGTTTACGAGAAAAAGACTTAACATTAGATATTGCAACACGTATTCGTAACATTTTAAATGCAGAATATACAGGGCATGAAATTAGAATGAGTCGTACGAGTGATGTATACCCTACGTTAACGCAGCGAACAACTGATGCAAATAATTGGGGAGCAGACTTTTTCTTATCTGTACATATTAATAGTGGTGGCGGCACTGGTTATGAAGATTATAGTTATCCCAATGCAGGAGCACCAACTACGACTTACCAAAATGTAATTCATCAAGAAATTATGAAAACAACTAACCTTTATGATAGAGGAGTTAAAACGAATAATTTCCATGTGTTAAGAGAAACGAATATGCCAGCAGTATTAACTGAGAATGGGTTTATTGATCGAGCAGAAGATGCTCAAAAATTAGGTAATGCAACATTTAGAGAACAACTTGCAAGAGGGCATGCAAATGGTTTAGTAAAGGCATTTGGATTACAGAAGAAAACATTCTTAATTCGTGTGAAAGCAGAAGAATTATATTATTATAATCAACCTAATTGGAATGCAAAGGCCGGTACTGTGAAACAAGGTGATGTATTCACTGTTGTGGAAACGTTAACTGTAAATGGTTCAAAAATGTATAAGCTAAAATCAGGAAACTATATAACTGCTAATCCTTCATATGTTGAGGTTTTAAAGTAA
- a CDS encoding MFS transporter yields MKYFIYFIVIVAFLDTFSQLPIMSTYAQSLGGTPLIVGLVVGMYSFANMIGNIIAGASVDKFGAKKVLYISMGITSFIVLLYTVVQSGEQLLIVRFLHGFSDGFLIPAAFTFLSKQTKSTKQGKAMALSGAAVGTAAIVGPAFSGIMKATAGVEWVFITISILMVFGTIVSLFLLPTNVTRKDASRTQMMNKEDMIGLLKSEPLLQAYIGAFTLMFSQGIVTYMLPVKVEALALKASTTGMMLSVFGITAILFFLLPTNRIFDRFDRSKMMLIGIAVMALALSLLGIFTTKGMLFVVMMIYGIGFAILFPSINALLVENTTEDKRGKAFGLFYAFFSLGVVAGSFTVGAIGASPSVSFVIGTAFLLTFAGMIYVRGKIKETMVN; encoded by the coding sequence TTGAAATATTTCATTTATTTTATTGTTATCGTAGCGTTTTTAGATACATTTTCACAATTACCAATTATGAGTACTTATGCGCAAAGTCTTGGAGGAACCCCTCTTATTGTAGGTCTTGTTGTCGGGATGTACTCATTTGCCAATATGATTGGCAATATTATCGCAGGTGCATCTGTTGATAAATTCGGAGCAAAGAAAGTTCTCTATATTAGCATGGGAATTACAAGTTTCATAGTATTATTGTATACCGTTGTTCAGAGCGGCGAGCAATTACTCATCGTTCGCTTTTTACATGGATTTAGTGATGGCTTCTTAATTCCTGCTGCCTTTACTTTCTTATCTAAACAAACGAAATCTACAAAACAAGGAAAAGCAATGGCACTATCTGGTGCTGCTGTCGGAACAGCAGCTATCGTTGGCCCTGCTTTCAGTGGAATTATGAAAGCAACTGCAGGTGTAGAGTGGGTCTTTATTACGATTTCTATCTTAATGGTATTTGGTACAATCGTATCCCTGTTCTTATTACCAACCAATGTAACCAGAAAAGACGCATCACGGACACAAATGATGAACAAAGAAGATATGATAGGATTACTCAAATCCGAGCCTTTATTACAAGCATATATTGGCGCTTTTACATTAATGTTCTCACAAGGAATCGTCACATATATGTTACCGGTAAAAGTAGAAGCATTAGCGCTTAAAGCATCTACCACAGGCATGATGCTAAGTGTGTTTGGGATTACCGCTATCCTCTTCTTCTTGCTGCCGACAAATCGTATTTTTGATCGCTTTGACCGTTCAAAGATGATGCTGATCGGTATTGCGGTTATGGCACTTGCCTTATCATTACTTGGTATATTTACAACAAAAGGTATGCTCTTTGTTGTTATGATGATTTACGGAATTGGATTCGCCATCCTCTTCCCATCTATTAATGCTTTACTCGTTGAAAATACAACTGAAGATAAACGCGGGAAGGCATTCGGATTATTTTATGCTTTCTTCTCATTAGGTGTTGTTGCAGGCTCCTTTACAGTTGGAGCAATCGGCGCATCACCGAGCGTAAGCTTTGTAATTGGAACTGCATTCTTACTCACATTTGCTGGAATGATTTATGTCAGAGGAAAAATAAAAGAGACAATGGTGAATTAA
- the bdhA gene encoding (R,R)-butanediol dehydrogenase, whose amino-acid sequence MKALLWHNQRDVRVEEVPAPTVRPGAVKIKVKWCGICGTDLHEYLAGPIFIPTEEHPLTHVKAPVILGHEFSGEVVEIGEGVTNHKVGDRVVVEPIYSCGKCEACKHGHYNVCEQLVFHGLGGDGGGFSEYTVVPADMVHHIPDEMTYEQGALVEPAAVAVHAVRQSKLKEGEAVAVFGCGPIGLLVIQAAKAAGATPVIAVELSKERQELAKLAGADYVLNPVEQDVVAEIRNLTNGLGVNVSFEVTGVEVVLRQAIESTSFEGQTVIVSVWEKDAKITPNNLVLKEKELVGILGYRHIFPSVIKLISSGQIQAEKLITKKITVDQVVEEGFEALVKDKNQVKILVSPK is encoded by the coding sequence ATGAAAGCATTACTTTGGCATAATCAACGTGATGTAAGAGTAGAAGAAGTTCCAGCACCAACTGTACGACCAGGAGCAGTGAAAATCAAAGTTAAATGGTGTGGTATTTGTGGAACAGATTTACATGAATATTTAGCAGGACCTATTTTTATTCCAACAGAAGAACATCCACTAACACATGTGAAAGCACCTGTTATTTTAGGTCATGAGTTTAGTGGTGAAGTTGTTGAAATCGGTGAAGGTGTTACAAATCATAAAGTAGGGGACCGCGTTGTTGTAGAACCTATTTATTCTTGTGGTAAATGTGAAGCTTGTAAACATGGTCATTATAACGTTTGTGAACAACTTGTTTTCCATGGTCTTGGTGGCGATGGCGGTGGCTTCTCTGAATATACTGTAGTACCAGCAGATATGGTTCACCATATCCCAGATGAAATGACTTATGAACAAGGTGCACTTGTAGAACCAGCAGCAGTTGCAGTTCATGCAGTGCGTCAAAGTAAATTAAAAGAAGGTGAAGCTGTAGCTGTATTTGGCTGTGGCCCAATTGGACTTCTTGTTATTCAAGCTGCTAAAGCAGCAGGTGCAACGCCTGTTATTGCAGTTGAACTTTCTAAAGAACGTCAAGAGTTAGCAAAATTGGCAGGAGCTGATTATGTATTAAATCCAGTAGAGCAAGATGTGGTAGCAGAAATCCGTAACTTAACAAACGGTTTAGGCGTAAATGTTAGCTTTGAAGTAACAGGCGTTGAAGTTGTACTTCGTCAAGCGATTGAAAGTACAAGCTTTGAAGGACAAACAGTTATTGTCAGCGTATGGGAGAAAGACGCAAAAATCACTCCAAACAACTTAGTATTAAAAGAAAAAGAACTTGTTGGTATTCTTGGATACCGTCATATCTTCCCATCTGTTATTAAATTAATTAGCTCTGGTCAAATTCAAGCAGAGAAATTAATTACGAAAAAAATTACTGTGGATCAAGTTGTAGAAGAAGGATTTGAAGCGCTCGTAAAAGATAAAAATCAAGTGAAAATTCTTGTTTCACCTAAATAA
- a CDS encoding potassium channel family protein, which yields MLSLLLTLKRMLKACLRAWKDKEFQVLFVLTIITLISGTIFYSTVEGLRTIDALYFSVVTLTTVGDSDFSPQTDFGKIFTIFYILIGIGLVFGFIHKLAMNVQLPSILSGRKKE from the coding sequence ATGCTTTCACTTTTATTAACTTTAAAACGAATGTTAAAAGCTTGTTTAAGAGCGTGGAAAGATAAAGAATTTCAAGTGTTATTCGTATTGACGATTATAACGTTAATATCAGGTACTATTTTTTACAGTACGGTAGAGGGATTACGTACGATTGATGCACTATATTTTAGCGTTGTCACATTAACGACAGTTGGCGATAGTGATTTTAGCCCGCAAACAGACTTTGGAAAAATCTTTACGATATTTTATATTTTAATTGGAATTGGTTTAGTGTTTGGATTTATTCATAAATTAGCGATGAATGTTCAGTTGCCAAGTATATTATCAGGGCGAAAAAAAGAGTAA
- the cerA gene encoding phospholipase CerA, which produces MKKKVLALAAAIILVAPLQSVAFAHENEGGNKVRIIQYWSAEDKHAEGVNSHLWIVNRAIDIMSRNTTIVKQDQVALLNEWRTELENGIYAADYENPYYDNSTFASHFYDPDTGKTYIPFAKQAKETGAKYFKFAGESYQKQDMKQAFFYLGLSLHYLGDVNQPMHAANFTNLSYPQGFHSKYENFVDTIKDNYKVADGNGYWNWKGTNPADWLHGAAVAAKQDYAGIVNNTTKDWFVWAAVSQEYADKWRAEVTPATGKRLVEAQRVTAGYIQLWFDTYGNR; this is translated from the coding sequence ATGAAAAAGAAAGTACTAGCCTTAGCAGCAGCTATTATATTAGTAGCGCCATTGCAAAGTGTAGCATTTGCCCATGAAAATGAGGGCGGAAATAAGGTAAGAATCATTCAATATTGGTCTGCTGAAGATAAACATGCAGAAGGTGTGAACTCCCATTTGTGGATTGTCAATCGTGCAATTGATATTATGTCTCGTAATACAACGATTGTAAAACAAGATCAAGTTGCACTATTAAATGAATGGCGTACAGAGTTAGAGAATGGCATTTATGCAGCTGATTATGAAAACCCTTACTATGACAATAGTACATTTGCTTCTCATTTCTATGATCCTGATACAGGAAAGACGTATATTCCTTTTGCTAAGCAGGCCAAGGAAACAGGCGCTAAATATTTTAAATTTGCTGGTGAATCGTATCAAAAGCAAGATATGAAACAAGCATTCTTTTATTTAGGTTTATCGCTTCATTACTTAGGGGATGTCAATCAACCAATGCATGCAGCAAACTTTACAAACCTTTCTTATCCACAAGGTTTCCATTCTAAATATGAAAACTTTGTAGATACAATTAAAGATAATTATAAAGTGGCTGATGGAAATGGATATTGGAATTGGAAAGGAACAAATCCTGCAGATTGGCTTCATGGAGCAGCGGTAGCTGCTAAGCAAGATTATGCTGGCATTGTAAATAATACTACAAAAGATTGGTTCGTGTGGGCAGCTGTATCGCAAGAATATGCTGATAAATGGCGTGCAGAAGTTACACCAGCAACAGGAAAGCGTTTAGTAGAAGCACAGCGTGTCACAGCTGGATACATTCAACTTTGGTTTGATACATATGGAAATCGTTAG
- a CDS encoding amino acid deaminase/aldolase has protein sequence MERNIFQKVPLPCAFLDEEALERNIQSIVQLCGRKKVRIASKSLRSVSVMKNILAADRCFQGIMCFSPREALFLIKQGFDDLLLGYPAYDQQALQEISLLTKQGLIITCMVDCVEHIDYLEKIAMEVDGYFRICIDIDMSSQFFQLHFGVRRSPIRTATEVLKVIAKVIQSPVLQIDGVMGYEAQIAGVGDDVPKQGFKNKVVSYLKRKSAMEVVKRRQDIVKAIQGKGSTIRLVNGGGTGSIKTTMQDESVTEITIGSAFYSPKLFDYYKDIRFEPAVGFALPIVRQPEPHIYTCLGGGYIASGAVGKDKEPMIWEPSGAKLLALEGAGEVQTPVYYDGSEHVTVGGVMLFRHSKAGELCERFSSLHRIVSNKIIGEYSTYRGDGQCFL, from the coding sequence GTGGAGCGTAACATATTTCAAAAAGTTCCCTTACCATGTGCATTTCTTGATGAAGAAGCGTTAGAAAGAAACATTCAATCCATTGTTCAATTATGTGGAAGAAAGAAAGTTCGTATAGCAAGTAAATCGTTACGATCTGTGTCAGTGATGAAAAATATTTTAGCTGCAGATCGTTGTTTTCAGGGGATTATGTGTTTTTCACCAAGGGAGGCATTATTTTTAATTAAACAAGGGTTTGATGATTTATTACTGGGGTATCCTGCTTATGATCAACAAGCCCTTCAAGAAATTAGCTTACTTACAAAGCAAGGCTTGATCATCACTTGTATGGTAGATTGTGTAGAGCATATTGATTATTTAGAGAAAATAGCAATGGAAGTAGATGGATACTTTCGCATTTGTATTGACATTGATATGAGCAGTCAGTTTTTTCAGTTGCATTTTGGTGTTAGACGTTCTCCTATACGTACTGCCACTGAGGTTTTAAAGGTTATCGCAAAAGTAATCCAATCTCCTGTTTTACAAATAGATGGTGTAATGGGCTATGAGGCACAGATTGCAGGAGTTGGAGACGATGTACCAAAACAAGGTTTTAAAAATAAAGTTGTTTCCTATCTGAAAAGAAAATCAGCAATGGAAGTAGTGAAAAGAAGACAAGATATTGTAAAAGCAATACAAGGGAAAGGAAGTACAATTCGCCTTGTAAATGGAGGGGGTACAGGAAGTATAAAAACGACAATGCAAGATGAATCTGTCACAGAGATTACAATAGGCTCTGCTTTCTACTCTCCTAAGCTCTTTGATTATTATAAAGATATTAGATTTGAACCGGCTGTTGGTTTTGCTTTGCCGATTGTTAGACAACCGGAACCTCATATATATACTTGCCTAGGCGGTGGATATATTGCTTCAGGAGCAGTTGGAAAAGATAAAGAACCTATGATTTGGGAACCAAGCGGGGCGAAGTTGTTAGCTTTAGAAGGAGCTGGCGAAGTGCAAACACCTGTTTATTATGATGGTTCAGAGCATGTAACAGTTGGAGGAGTTATGTTATTTCGACATAGTAAAGCAGGTGAACTATGCGAGCGTTTTTCATCGTTACATCGTATTGTAAGTAACAAGATTATAGGGGAGTATTCCACATACCGGGGGGATGGACAATGCTTTCTATAA